TTCGGTGGTACCTTCGTCGCGGCGAAAGCCGGACAGGCCTACATGCCGCCGCTGCTGCTCGTTGCGGTCCGATTTGATGTCGCTGCAGTGGTGCTGCTTGGCTACGTTGTACTGACTCGAAGTCCTTCGGAGTGGCTCCCGAAAACCCGTGCCGACGTTGCTGGCATCTTGGCGGCGGGGGTTTTCGCTATCGGCCTCGCCAACGGCCTGCTGTTCGTCGGGCAGGGGTCGGTAACCAGCGGTATCGGGGCGATCCTATTCGCACTCGTACCAATCTTCGCACCGCTGTTCGCCAGTGGACTGCTGAGCGACGAACGACTCTCGACCGGGGGCGCAGTCGGGACGCTCGTCGGTCTCGTCGGCGTCGGTCTCGTGATCGACATCACGCCCGCGACGGTCGTCGAGACGTTCAACGGCGGTGCGATGGTCATCCTCGCTGGCGCGGCCAGCCTCGCCTTCGGGACCGTGCTGATCCGCCGAGCTGACGCCTCGCTGTCGAGCACCGTACGGACTGCGTGGGCGCTGCCAATCAGTGCCGTCCTGCTCCACGCGCTCAGCCTCGGGGCCGGAGAGTCGCCCGCCGCCGTCGACTGGACGCTCGGCGCGATACTCGCTGTTGGCTACCTTAGCATCCTCGCAGGTGCGGTTGCCTACATCCTCTACTTCGGACTGCTCGACGAGATCGGTGCGACCCACACCAGTCTCGTCTTCTATGTGAGTCCGATCTTCGCCACGCTCGGTGGCTGGCTCCTGCTCGGTGAGTCGCTGTCGATGACAACAGTTACTGGCTTCGGGGTTGTCGTCATTGGCTTCGTCATCATCGGCCACGAGTCGCTCGCGCCGGTGGTCCGCCGGACGGTTGCCCGCTCGACTGGGCGCTGGCAGTTCGAGGCGTTCTCCCAACACGAGAACCACAAGCACGACTGACCCCAAGCAAACTTTCGACTCACGTTATAGCGCTGTCGACTCGTTTTCGACCAAGCCCACGAGCACGGGGTCCGACGGTCGACGTTGGCGACGGCGGCAACGAAATCGGGATGGGCGTGGTCCAGTCGACCGTCGAAGCCGAAATCACATACGGCGAGACAATTGCCTGTGTGACGCCGGTCGACCATCTCGTCGTGGCTGGTGT
This sequence is a window from Halohasta litchfieldiae. Protein-coding genes within it:
- a CDS encoding DMT family transporter yields the protein MALNHRLLLRFLLVSIFFGGTFVAAKAGQAYMPPLLLVAVRFDVAAVVLLGYVVLTRSPSEWLPKTRADVAGILAAGVFAIGLANGLLFVGQGSVTSGIGAILFALVPIFAPLFASGLLSDERLSTGGAVGTLVGLVGVGLVIDITPATVVETFNGGAMVILAGAASLAFGTVLIRRADASLSSTVRTAWALPISAVLLHALSLGAGESPAAVDWTLGAILAVGYLSILAGAVAYILYFGLLDEIGATHTSLVFYVSPIFATLGGWLLLGESLSMTTVTGFGVVVIGFVIIGHESLAPVVRRTVARSTGRWQFEAFSQHENHKHD